Within Populus trichocarpa isolate Nisqually-1 chromosome 6, P.trichocarpa_v4.1, whole genome shotgun sequence, the genomic segment TCTTTTTCCTCGGTGGAGGGATTGAAGAGTGATTTCACCATAATACACAAGCATTAATGAGCATCAATGATGGATAATTATTCATTACATAAGTATTAATGAGCATTAATGGAAATGAATATCTCTTATACAAGCGTTAATAAGGGATAAATATTCCTTACACAAACATGAaagaggaaagaagaaaaaaggaccCAGGGCATGTCTTTGGGCTTAAAAGGAGGTCAATATCTACCTTTTAGGGCTGGGCTCAGGTGGTGCGCTTGAGTCCATAAAGAGGGGGTTGGGTGGATGTCCAACACCTGGGCTCAGGCATGTCCATCCCATTATTTGGGCTCGGGTACTCTACCTGAGCCCCTTAAAGGTGTCTTGGAAATGGACTGAAAAAAAATGGTCCCATGACTTTTATGGGTTTTGtgttaaagaaaaaagggataaaatctTGATCCATCAACTAGGGTGCATTGTTATTAGAGAATATAGGTGGTCCTAACTTAGTTTTCCTGCTTTCCTGCCTATTTTGACTTTTGTCTCGATTGTGTGATTTCTTTAACTTCCAAGCAGTTCATGAAAGTGCAAGAATTTGCATTTGCATATTGTGAACAATGAATTGATTGCATCAACGAAGAAATTTAGCTAGCATTTTTTAACAATGGCCTTGTAACTCAACTTTTTTATGTTACTAATGCAGGTTATAGCTGCAATTACGTATCAAATTATCCCTGCTGACATGCAGTACGCTGAGGTTCCTCTTGCTGCTGTTAGTGCAGTCTACCAACGCAAGGTTTATTGTCTGCTTATTTACTGCTGAAACACATTGCTACTCTTCTGAACCAATGATTGATGATATGAGTCTGTTCAGGAAATTTTGCTCTGAACTTTACTGCTACTTCAATTACTCAGGGTTTTGGTCACTTCTTGTACATGGAATTGAGGAAGAGACTTCAGAATGTTGGTGTTCATACAATATACTGCTGGGGTGATAAGGGATCTGAAGGTTTCTGGGTTAAACAGGTAATGCTCAATTGAGAATGTCTTCGGATTGGAGCATGATATGTTCTTATTGATTTGAGTTACTATTCCAGATGTCTTTCCGCAatgtataaaatttatatagtgAGAACAGGCCTTCTGTTTTTCCTCCAACAGCAGAATTATGCAAGATGGAGTTTTCCAATAGCTAGTTAATCCAAAACAACAGCGTTTTTGTCCATGTCTTGCAGAAGTCACTATGTGATTTAAGTTTGAACTTTTGTAATATAATGAAAACGAATGCAGGGTTTTGCATCAATAGCAGAAGTGGATAAAAAAGGCAGACCTCGCAGGCTGCCTATTAAGCCCAACATCCGTAGAGCATTATGCTTTCCTGGCAGTTCGACTCTTATGGTTTCTCATCTAAACGAGGGGAATTCAGCTACCCCTGAGGCCTCTCTGCAGTTTTGTTTTCCACTAAAGCCTTGTAATAATTCCTCATCAGCTGTTTATAGATCTGCTGAGTCTGGCTTTATTGCAGAGGATTACACTACTTTGAAGTCACAAAACCAAATAACTTCCAGGATAGAAAATTCTCATCATGAAAGATTTGCGAAGGATGAATTTTCTGGAGCAGATGCCAATCCAAGTAGTAAGAcgaattctatttatttattttctaacatatgcTGCTTTTAATGCATAGTgatgtttttcatatttcattatTCGGCTTAAGCCCTGCATAAATGCTTTAGAAATATTTAAAGTGAAACATCTCTTCTATTTCTGCATCTTCAGATCCCAACTTTCCACTCCTACCCTTTCTAGCAAATTTCCATAGGTTACTAGGATAGGCTTCTaccttctttttaattttttttttctcaacaggCCTTCCTCAGAGCCCGGATTGTGGTGACCTAGCTCCTTCTGAGAGAGGGGAATGCAGCAAGATGACAACTGCTGCAGAATTAGCCAAGACTAGAGCTGATGCTGATGTCAAATGCAATTATAGCTATATACAAGGTACTAAGAGGAGGGCTTGGGAAGCTTCATTGTCATCATTGAAGACTAAAAAGGTGAAGGGAAGCCATCAAACTGACTATGAATCAGATTCTGGCCGCGGGTCAGATTCAGAAAGATTCACAACTGATCCATGTTTTAGGGGGTGCTCCTTgggaatttcaaaaaataactcTTTCGGAAAAGCTACTTCTATGGATCCTTTGACTCGTAACTGCATGGAAAATAATGTGAAAGAGGACAAATCAAGTAATAGAACATCAGAGGTTCTTGTCAGCAAAGAATTTCAGTCTAAAGGAGAATGCTTTAGAATCATGTTGATGAATATTGCTGATGATGATAAGAAGACgcatctaacaaaggtatatCCAATGCTGATTCCTGTTCCACATATCATATATAAACATCACCATGAATTTCTTTTGGCACTTTTAGTGCTGTGATTGAAGATTGAGATATTCTGGGGTTCAGGTTTAGAATCCATGTGAATGCTTTGACATATTACTAAATCAGGACATTTTCATCCTTTCCCATTTACTTTATGATTTTGCAGCGAAATGCTTTCCATGTTTTATTCCTCCCAGAAATTGTGTACAGGTGCCATGCATGTAGCTATCTTGATTAATAGCTACATAATTAGTTGTTGCTGAATATGGAATTTGAAGTGCTTCTGTGGTGCACTCAGTTAACTCCTATACAAATCATTTGTATTGGCGCTTTGCCAAATGACTTCTAAAGGATTTGTCCCTCTTTTGTTATGAAAAGCAGATAAGGTTGAGCATGCACAAATCAATTGTGTTGGTCACTGATTTTTCTCCCAGACATAACTAGTTATTCATTTAGAATAATACGTCACTGAGGCTGAAGATAAGGTTTTGAGCCACAAGAATTATTCTTTCTAGCTTGAATACTTGATTTGATTGTTCATTCCCCTGCTAAAATGCCCATTCCTCGTGAGTTAATTGTATTGTATGGAATGTGGTTATATTATGTGTGTTTGTTGAGAATTAGTACCTTTTGTATAGGTAATTGAAACTCTTGGTGGTGCCGTTACTCCTGATGGAAGTGTAAGCACTCATGTTGTCACAGGGAAAGTGAGAACAACTTTGAATTTCTGCACTGCTTTGTCTTCAGGgttagtcttttcttgatctaccattttctttttaaaaattggaTAGTCTGCAATCTGTATATGCAATTGCGATGTCAAAATAGCTCAATGCTCTAGTTTAAAAACTTTCCCCATTGTTGACATACATACATTTTTGAACACGCATACATTATTATtgcttaaattattttatgctaACCTGGACGTATCGCCCCTTCCCTTAAGCAGAGCTTGGATAGTCTCATCAAAATGGTTAAAGGAAAGCTTTCGCAAAGGCAGTTTTGTGGGTGAGTTGAAAACAGATTAAAGCTTGAGTGTTTTAACACCCGTCTAGACAATTCTCGTATCTCCTTTTAACCAGTCTGATGTACAGACGAATTGCCTTATATACTGTACGATGAAGAATATGTGCTGAAGCACAAAGCTGAGTTAAAAGATGCTGTTCTCAGAGCGAGAGCAAGACCCCAAGCTCTTCTCAAAGGGTATAACGTATGCATAGCAAAGCATGTCCAGCCTCCTTTTCAAACTCTATCTGCCATTGTTGAGTCTGCTGGTGGAAATGTAAGTTTAGAATCTCATCTAGTTTGACTATATGTGGTGCACATTTGtgaatgataattttgtttttcatggccAATTTTTATCATCTATATCAATGTACAGGTGAGATGGGTTACAATGTGAAAACTGAAACACAGAGAATCACCTTTTGTTCTAGTGGATTTTGTATAATGCGGATATAGGGACTGGTTCTGCTTCTTGATTAGAACCCTTTGATATCTGCTAACCATGGTGAAACAAATACAGGTAATTTCTGGACtagataaagaaaatgaagcatCAAAAACAATCTTTGTTGCCTGTGAAGAAGACATTGAAGAAGCATTATCAGCTGCAAAGAAAGGAATGCGGACTTTCAGCAGTGACTGGCTGATGAACTGCATCATGAGGCAAGAACTGGACCTGGAGGCACAACAATTTGCAGAGTCCTTGTGAGGAGACTAATTTATACTCACGTATTAAGTTTGGACGCCCCTTTTTAGTTCTTGCATTTGTAAGTAGGAGGAAATTACGGTCTCAGAAAAGCAAGTGCAAGTATTTATCCACGGAGttctttttgaatctttcaGGTGATTACTTGAATCCTGTATATTGAACTGTTGTTATGAAACTTTAGCTAGCAGGGGAGGTCAACTGCTGACCTGCAAACCTTAGTACCTGAACTATTGTTCTTTGAGTTTTGACAGTTAAAATTAGGAACCTGCCAGAGCAAATAATTCTTGTCTTTGGGTTTTTAGCCCTTCAATTTTTGAAAACCTAAAACTTAATCCCTCAACTCTTGCTGACTGTTATTTTATTAGAACATCTACTGGTTTTTTCTTAGTTGCAAACCTAACATTTGACAATTCTTAGAGACAAACCAACATGGTAAAAGCTCAGAGAATAATGTTTTCAAAAGACAGTGGCCAGCAATGGTCAGGAGATTGATTCAATGGTTTTCAAACACAGAATTAAGTCATAGACGGATTTAAATCTAGGGTTTACTCTAATTTACTCCATCTAACAATTTAAACGTCACTCGTGCACAAAAACGACATTCTGTCTTTGCTGTGAACAAATCCAAGTATCCGAAATTATAAACTTCATTTCATACCCTCACTAATTTTCCATTTTTATACTTAAAGCTATATTTCTCTTGATTTTAACACTAAAGTCCCTGAAAAGTTTCAATAACACCACCCACCCATAAAACTAACAAGAaattctatttttcattttattttatctttctactcaaatctcataaataaaaatctaagaGAAACTCAAAAATggggaaaaacaaattcataggTGGGTTACTGTTAAACTTTATTAGCTGAACCATGGGGATGAGGTTGAAATATTTTAAGCTATAATGGTTGAAATGAAAgattaatgaatatttggaggcaaatatttaatttttaaaacaacaaaacacaaaggATAAGAAAAGAGTATTTGGAGATAAGGCAGTGGACAGTGAATCCCGGAGAGAGGGGACACACGTATAATAGTCCACAAACGAGGATACCCGCATAGTCAGAATCTCATCTCCCTTCCCAATTGACTATAGATACATACCTGGGCACTTCATTCCAGTTTCTCGAGCCAAGAAAATGGCAGCAGAACCTGTATTTGTAAGTGGAGCTACTGCTATTCCCTCAAAGTTTCAGTCTTTTACAAGAAACATCAATGACAAGTCACAAGCCAAGCTTCTTTTATACTCGAGAGTCAGAGCTTCACAAAAACATTCCATGGATGACAAAAACAATGTCTACAAACAACTGGGTTAGTTTGTTTCTCTCTGTTCTTtagttctctctctctgtttatATATTTACATCTCTTGGTGTTCGTAGTTGTCAGAGGGTCTTAACCCATTAATGAAAATGAATTGGTTAGAGCTTAAATTTGGAATTTTCTGTGGTCAAATGTAGGAGAAATCGAAAGGGTTTTTGTTAAAATGTCTAATTTAACTGTTTGGGattgatttttcagtttattttatgtattttgtggTTGGTTTTCCAAAAAAGCTCAGTTTTTTTCAGCTTTTGTaatgaaattttgaaaacaagGCCATGAAGGTAAGTGCTTTTAGCATTCTGGAACTGCTTTGTTTTAGTTTTCCTGGATAAAGTTGATTTCTTTACTTGTTGTTATCTCTTGGCAAGAAAAGTAGTTTGAAAATGCTAATAAATAGCTCATTGGAAATTCAAAAACTCAACTTCAAGCATCACAATATTTGTTAAAATCTCAGGTTAGCGAGCTGATTATCCAGTAATTTTGACGGCCATGTTCTTGTATTTAtcctttttgtttgtgtttaacATAATTCATCAGGTGTCAAGCTGAATCTTAGTTTCATCTCTGTTCACAAGTTTCGTTGTTGTTCACATTAACATGTGTTGAGGTTTTTTATTCTGTCATGATCGATCTTCATAGTAAAAATGTGGTGCTCGTGATGCTTGTTGAGGCTGTCTAATgactttaattatttgtttttcttgacaATCTGAAGAATGGTCTAAATGAATTTTAGGAGAATAATGCAGTAGGCTAAAGCTGTAATATATTCAAGGATGAAGATTTTAAGACATAGAATTGAAATTCAGGTTAATTTGTTCTGTCATATTATATATTACTGGAGCACAGCTCATTGATGTCATGGTGTATTTTCACATCTTGGAATGTTTGTGCCTGCTTTCAGCTGTACTAATTACCAGAGGATAGAGTTATATAAAtgtagaagaaattgaaatatgATCTTGAATCAGCCTTATCAGATGGTGGTTGCTATTTTCCAAATGCATGTATGTCTTGGTGTATGCTGTTTCATCTGGTGCTTTCTCATAGCTGTAGTTTTCACTTCTAAGTGGtaagtttttttaggtttgttttctttgaaaaagaATATTGAAGATACGGTTCTCCGTGCTGAGATGTTAGCACCAACAGCACTGGAACATGAGGAAGCAAGACGAATCAAGCAGGAAGAAATGATACATGAGTGCAACTTATGGGAAGACCCTGCTAAATCCAATGAAATCCTCATCAAATTGGCTGGTAGTGCCAAAGCAATTGATGCTCTCAAAGACTTGAAATACAAGGTGATACACGTGGAGATCATTTTCTATGAGTTTTATCTATAGAATTGACATTTATGTTTACAGGAAGCATACAACAAGACTAGGTTTTGGTTAGCCATGGGACTAAAAGCTTAGTGTAAAGCCTGCATAGGGCCATCATGAAgcattatatttttctctgtACTAAATACTCAGACTTTTTACAGCCAAGATATTTGTAATTGTGTATATTTCTTAGGCTGAAGAGGCAAAGCTGATCTCGCAGTTGGTGGAGATGGAAGCTATCAATTACCAGCTTTTTAAGCAGGCTTATACTGCATCTTTAGATGTGAGGAAGCTCTTAGATCAGTATGAGATGTCACGGCTCCTCAAGGGACCATATGACAAGCAGGGAGCTTGTGTAGTTATTAGAGCTGGATCTAAAGGACTTAACCATGAGGTTTGGTTGTGCTATTACTGTTCTGTCTGTGGTTTGAACATCGTAGCGCTCTCTGTCTAACAAAAGTATTACAAATTTCCTCACTCAGATATGGAAAGAAGAACTTCTGAATATGTATGTCAAATGGGCTGAAAAGCTAGGTTATAAAGGCAGGCTGGTTGAGAAGCATACTTCCATGCATGGAGGTATCGAGTCAGCGACTATTGAATTCGAATTTGAGTGTGCTTATGGTTATCTTTCCGGGGAGAGAGGCATTCACCATAAGATAAATTCTCAAAATGGATCTGTTCACCATGAGGTAAGCCATCCAAACTGCTCTCATCTGCCTAAATTTAAGAAAAGGACCACTTGTATTTCCTTGAAAATAATTCTTCTGATTTTTCAATTCCTGATAAGAATTAACCATTTTTTCTGACACctgaaaatgttgttttttgtaaaatttatacTCTCTGTTTTAAGCCCATGGCCTGAAAACTCTATTTAGTTTCTTTGATTGTTGGATTGTTTCAGCTGTGCATGTCTACTAGTATATTTGCTTG encodes:
- the LOC7473591 gene encoding uncharacterized protein LOC7473591 translates to MAPKRSSTIQIGNCEVAVEANKFVINDSEPKSLHISINRNANVKISVKDELNNDFLLSNIEKRVKFEDDYAFFVVNSKDKDSNSKCYLEEVLKIYTRELPAMNYAANTGKQSMFLEKCISKGKYCTLLLKSKSTEGPGEVIAAITYQIIPADMQYAEVPLAAVSAVYQRKGFGHFLYMELRKRLQNVGVHTIYCWGDKGSEGFWVKQGFASIAEVDKKGRPRRLPIKPNIRRALCFPGSSTLMVSHLNEGNSATPEASLQFCFPLKPCNNSSSAVYRSAESGFIAEDYTTLKSQNQITSRIENSHHERFAKDEFSGADANPSSLPQSPDCGDLAPSERGECSKMTTAAELAKTRADADVKCNYSYIQGTKRRAWEASLSSLKTKKVKGSHQTDYESDSGRGSDSERFTTDPCFRGCSLGISKNNSFGKATSMDPLTRNCMENNVKEDKSSNRTSEVLVSKEFQSKGECFRIMLMNIADDDKKTHLTKVIETLGGAVTPDGSVSTHVVTGKVRTTLNFCTALSSGAWIVSSKWLKESFRKGSFVDELPYILYDEEYVLKHKAELKDAVLRARARPQALLKGYNVCIAKHVQPPFQTLSAIVESAGGNVISGLDKENEASKTIFVACEEDIEEALSAAKKGMRTFSSDWLMNCIMRQELDLEAQQFAESL
- the LOC7496105 gene encoding peptide chain release factor PrfB3, chloroplastic isoform X1, with amino-acid sequence MAAEPVFVSGATAIPSKFQSFTRNINDKSQAKLLLYSRVRASQKHSMDDKNNVYKQLGLFSLKKNIEDTVLRAEMLAPTALEHEEARRIKQEEMIHECNLWEDPAKSNEILIKLAGSAKAIDALKDLKYKAEEAKLISQLVEMEAINYQLFKQAYTASLDVRKLLDQYEMSRLLKGPYDKQGACVVIRAGSKGLNHEIWKEELLNMYVKWAEKLGYKGRLVEKHTSMHGGIESATIEFEFECAYGYLSGERGIHHKINSQNGSVHHEVTTACVDVVPLFLGTGFDFQIDDEELIVSCSPSLLRDRKSRTELTVCLQHIPTGISVQSSGERSHFANKVKAHNRLKAKLLVIAEEQKVCDVSSIRRADIVDEWQKETRRYVSQPYKLVQDVRTGIELPDLNSILDGNINTLIGAHINIRHTE
- the LOC7496105 gene encoding peptide chain release factor PrfB3, chloroplastic isoform X2 translates to MAAEPVFVSGATAIPSKFQSFTRNINDKSQAKLLLYSRVRASQKHSMDDKNNVYKQLGLFSLKKNIEDTVLRAEMLAPTALEHEEARRIKQEEMIHECNLWEDPAKSNEILIKLAGSAKAIDALKDLKYKLVEMEAINYQLFKQAYTASLDVRKLLDQYEMSRLLKGPYDKQGACVVIRAGSKGLNHEIWKEELLNMYVKWAEKLGYKGRLVEKHTSMHGGIESATIEFEFECAYGYLSGERGIHHKINSQNGSVHHEVTTACVDVVPLFLGTGFDFQIDDEELIVSCSPSLLRDRKSRTELTVCLQHIPTGISVQSSGERSHFANKVKAHNRLKAKLLVIAEEQKVCDVSSIRRADIVDEWQKETRRYVSQPYKLVQDVRTGIELPDLNSILDGNINTLIGAHINIRHTE
- the LOC7496105 gene encoding peptide chain release factor PrfB3, chloroplastic isoform X3 gives rise to the protein MTSHKPSFFYTRESELHKNIPWMTKTMSTNNWNIEDTVLRAEMLAPTALEHEEARRIKQEEMIHECNLWEDPAKSNEILIKLAGSAKAIDALKDLKYKAEEAKLISQLVEMEAINYQLFKQAYTASLDVRKLLDQYEMSRLLKGPYDKQGACVVIRAGSKGLNHEIWKEELLNMYVKWAEKLGYKGRLVEKHTSMHGGIESATIEFEFECAYGYLSGERGIHHKINSQNGSVHHEVTTACVDVVPLFLGTGFDFQIDDEELIVSCSPSLLRDRKSRTELTVCLQHIPTGISVQSSGERSHFANKVKAHNRLKAKLLVIAEEQKVCDVSSIRRADIVDEWQKETRRYVSQPYKLVQDVRTGIELPDLNSILDGNINTLIGAHINIRHTE